One segment of Larus michahellis chromosome 14, bLarMic1.1, whole genome shotgun sequence DNA contains the following:
- the NOL11 gene encoding nucleolar protein 11, translating to MAALCESFTLCGLGPSGGGVGLGGGLLALEPGPDPDHVLLTDRGRTATLFKVSDQKPLGCWSVKHGQIITCPVVCNFETHEYIAVHDDKVLRIWKNKDINLDKVFKATLSADVYRIHSLPNGGPVVLFKGGGVRTLDVLLEAPQQEIENIISDEVIKWSEASMEGQQPVLIFATEKDGNFFVYVQKLKMNRLQKYKLEQQELSKPLSFTAYIKNQIITLLCLYSNDSVYEVLIPLQQTSEEEEQILSKSLILKLSVSGSVLKGTSFVVLDKDHIAILGSLAAPGEESKECLTIWNTKFQTLQTSKELPLGTSGQLWCYEEKFFFTHGKVLTVMMYKCETSSLAAAVGKLKDSQTPDVSSFVNWNTLADEELVVSFQSQQSVALKSESKMTLRSKRNTVAKVQPDTLSVGQILLNLKDASTTVFEDELRQLMSKAQMPDFQASIGCVITALIKRCKTNPKYYPRNFLLHIVETRDLSYSLCPDLMSVALEKKDVHLLQICLQRFPDIPEETTYACLKVFLSISEAYLQRIDVNLESVICYIDVEFNNKEVKTEIVENGFNAELEHDIWDTKITKETHPTAGELCPVGPQKAALLNAVLQSAYSEAFLLPHLKNLPAQQAVLFLRYLYYLYVKCSEKINTALPGTRSPTISQIMDWMCLLLDAHFTVMVMLPEAKELLSNLHKFVRAQVRFYSELNKIEGSLQELQRRNHQKDSQTYSIEVLELI from the exons atggcggcgctgTGCGAGAGCTTCACGCTGTGTGGTTTGGGTCCCAGCGGCGGCGGCGTCGGGCTCGGCGGTGGCCTCCTGGCGCTGGAGCCGGGCCCCGACCCCGACCACGTCCTGCTCACCGACCGCGGCCGGACGGCCACGCTTTTCAAG GTTTCAGATCAGAAGCCATTAGGCTGTTGGTCGGTTAAACATGGGCAGATTATCACATGTCCAGTTGTGTGCAACTTTGAAACTCATGAATATATAGCTGTTCATGATGACAAG GTTTTAAGAATATGGAAGAACAAAGACATTAACTTGGACAAAGTATTTAAAGCAACG cTTTCAGCTGATGTATACAGAATACATTCACTCCCCAATGGAGGGCCAGTGGTACTATTCAAAGGAGGAGGTGTTCGAACTTTAGATGTCCTTTTGGAAGCCCCACAACAAGAAATTGAAAACATTATCTCAGATGAAGTCATCAA GTGGAGTGAAGCTTCTATGGAAGGTCAACAACCTGTCTTAATTTTCGCTACTGAGAAA gaTGGGAATTTTTTTGTCTACGTACAGAAACTTAAGATGAATAGGCTACAGAAATACAAGCTTGAACAACAGGAATTATCTAAACCACTGAGTTTCACAGCATATATAAAAAATCAAATTATCACACTTCTGTGTTTGT ATTCCAATGACTCTGTATATGAGGTTCTGATACCTTTGCAACAAACCAGTGAAGAAGAGGAGCAAATTTTGTCCAAGTCACTAATACTAAAACTTTCAGTATCTGGAAGTGTTCTAAAAGGAACTTCTTTCGTTGTTCTTGATAAAGACCACATCGCGATATTAGGAAGTCTAGCTGCACCTGGTGAAGAATCCAAAG AGTGCCTAACAATATGGAATACGAAATTTCAGACATTGCAGACTTCAAAGGAGCTGCCCCTGGGAACCAGTGGACAG tTGTGGTGTTACgaggaaaaatttttttttactcatgGGAAAGTGCTAACGGTAATGATGTACAAGTGTGAAACGTCATCCTTGGCAGCTGCTGTGGGAAAGCTCAAGGACAGTCAAACCCCTG ATGTGTCTTCATTCGTAAACTGGAACACCCTTGCAGATGAAGAGCTGGTGGTTTCCTTTCAGTCACAGCAGTCTGTAGCTCTAAAATCTGAGTCCAAAATGACT TTAAGATCAAAAAGGAACACTGTTGCTAAAGTACAGCCAGATACCTTATCAGTGGGGCAGATCTTACTAAATCTAAAA GATGCTTCTACAACTGTATTTGAAGATGAATTGAGACAATTGATGTCAAAAGCACAGATGCCAGATTTCCAGGCCAGCATTGGATGTGTAATAACTGCTCTTATAAAAAGATGTAAAACAAATCCAAAGTACTACCCTCGAAATTTCCTGCTGCATATAGTCGAAACCCGAGACTTGTCTTACAG tttatgtCCAGATTTAATGTCTGTTGCTTTGGAGAAAAAAGATGTGCATCTCTTACAAATTTGCTTACAACGGTTTCCAGATATTCCTGAAGAAACTACTTATGCTtgtttgaaagtatttttaag CATAAGTGAAGCCTATCTTCAAAGAATAGATGTGAATCTAGAATCCGTAATCTGTTACATTGATGTTGAATTCAACAATAAAGAAGTTAAGACTGAAATTGTAGAAAATGGTTTCAATGCAGAGTTGGAACACGACATCTGGGATACTAAAATCACAAAGGAAACCCATCCGACGGCTGGTGAATTATGCCCTGTTGGACCACAGAAGGCAGCATTATT AAATGCTGTTCTCCAGTCGGCTTACAGTGAAGCATTTCTTTTGCCTCATCTGAAAAACCTTCCAGCTCAGCAAGCTGTT CTGTTTCTCAGGTATTTATACTACCTGTATGTGAAGTGCAGTGAAAAAATTAATACTGCTCTTCCTGGAACACGCTCTCCAACTATAAGTCAG ATTATGGATTGGATGTGCCTATTACTTGATGCTCACTTCACAGTTATGGTGATGCTACCAGAAGCAAAAGAGTTGCTTTCAAACCTGCATAAGTTTGTGAGAGCCCAA gtaCGATTCTACTCCGAACTCAACAAGATTGAAGGAAGTTTGCAAGAACTACAAAGACGTAATCATCAGAAAGACTCTCAGACATATTCTATTGAAGTGCTGGAACTTATTTGA